In Vigna radiata var. radiata cultivar VC1973A chromosome 3, Vradiata_ver6, whole genome shotgun sequence, the following proteins share a genomic window:
- the LOC106757637 gene encoding receptor protein kinase TMK1, with protein MLHSSLTLLFILLFSLTTADPHDAEILRQFRKGLDNPELLPWPDSGDDPCGWKYIFCDNKNRVNQIQAKGLNLSGPLPQNLNQLTNLFNVGLQNNRLNGPLPSFRGLSNLKYLYLDNNDFDSIPSDFFDGLQSLEVLALDNNKLNASSGGWHLPQTLQGSTQLTNLSCMGCNLAGPLPEFLGTMNSLSFLKLSNNNLTGEIPPSLNGSALQVLWLNNQQGELLTGRIDVVASMVSLMSLWLHGNAFTGTIPDNIGDLSSLRDLNVNGNNLVGLVPQGLGDLKLDKLDLNNNHFMGPIPNFKAAQVSYTNNDFCVNKSGVPCAFEVMALLGFLGGLNYPENLVDSWSGNDPCGGQWLGIKCNVDGKVNMINLPNMNLSGSLSPSVANLGSLVEIRLGGNDISGAVPGNWSSLSSLTLLDLSGNNISPPLPLFKTGLKPIVTGNPLLNGGAENPSSGSKSPSSGSGNVDPASGQSNSSSSDSRETKKSKRKGLVSIVAPIAGVAAAAFLLIPLYAYCFKRTKGGFQAPTSLVIHPRDPSDSDSVVKIAVANNTNGSISNLTGSGSGSRNSSGIGESHVIDAGNLRISVQVLRNVTKNFAPENELGRGGFGVVYKGELDDGTKIAVKRMEAGVISSKALDEFQAEIAVLSKVRHRHLVSLLGYSIEGNERILVYEYMPQGALSKHLFHWKSLELEPLSWKRRLNIALDVARGMEYLHTLAHQSFIHRDLKPSNILLADDFRAKVSDFGLVKLAPEGEKSVVTRLAGTFGYLAPEYAVTGKITTKADVFSFGVVLMELLTGLMALDEDRPEESQYLAAWFWHIKSDKKKLMAAIDKALDVKEETFESISIIAELAGHCTAREPSQRPEMGHAVNVLAPLVEKWKPFDDDTEEYSGIDYSLPLNQMVKGWQEAEGKDMSYMDLEDSKSSIPARPTGFADSFTSADGR; from the exons ATGCTCCACTCTTCGCTAactctcctcttcatcctcctCTTTTCCCTCACCACTGCCGACCCGCACGACGCCGAAATACTGCGCCAATTCCGAAAAGGGTTGGACAACCCGGAACTGTTACCATGGCCGGACAGCGGCGATGACCCGTGTGGTTGGAAGTACATTTTCTGCGACAATAAGAACCGCGTGAACCAGATTCAGGCGAAGGGGTTGAACCTGAGCGGTCCTCTTCCGCAGAACCTGAACCAGCTCACAAATCTCTTCAACGTGGGCCTCCAGAACAACAGGCTCAACGGCCCATTGCCCTCCTTCCGCGGCCTGTCAAATCTCAAATACTTGTATCTTGACAACAACGACTTCGACTCCATACCTTCAGATTTCTTCGATGGGCTCCAGAGTTTGGAAGTGCTCGCCTTGGATAATAATAAACTTAACGCCAGCTCCGGCGGCTGGCACTTACCGCAAACGCTCCAGGGTTCAACGCAGTTGACCAATCTCTCCTGTATGGGCTGCAACCTCGCCGGTCCATTGCCCGAGTTTCTCGGAACAATGAACTCGCTGTCGTTTTTGAAGCTCTCCAACAACAACTTGACGGGAGAGATTCCCCCGAGTCTAAACGGCTCCGCGTTGCAGGTTCTCTGGCTGAATAACCAGCAGGGGGAGCTTCTTACTGGAAGAATTGACGTTGTGGCCTCCATGGTTTCGCTCATGAGTTTGTGGCTTCACGGGAACGCATTCACTGGAACGATTCCCGATAACATTGGGGATTTGAGCTCCCTACGGGATCTTAACGTTAATGGGAACAACCTCGTTGGGTTGGTTCCTCAAGGTTTGGGTGACCTGAAGCTGGACAAACTGGACTTGAACAACAACCATTTTATGGGTCCGATTCCCAATTTTAAAGCGGCTCAAGTGTCTTATACTAATAACGATTTTTGTGTGAACAAGTCAGGGGTTCCTTGCGCGTTTGAGGTGATGGCGCTGTTGGGGTTCCTTGGGGGGTTGAATTATCCTGAGAATTTGGTTGACTCGTGGAGTGGGAATGATCCTTGTGGGGGTCAGTGGTTGGGGATAAAGTGTAATGTTGATGGAAAGGTGAATATGATTAATTTGCCGAATATGAATCTTAGTGGGAGTTTAAGTCCTTCTGTTGCGAACTTGGGTTCTCTTGTTGAGATTAGGTTGGGGGGGAATGATATTAGTGGTGCGGTCCCTGGTAATTGGAGTAGTTTGTCGTCTTTGACATTGTTGGATCTGAGTGGCAATAACATTTCTCCTCCATTGCCTTTGTTTAAGACTGGATTGAAACCTATTGTTACTGGGAATCCTCTCCTCAATGGTGGTGCGGAAAATCCTTCATCAGGGAGCAAGAGCCCATCATCTGGATCTGGTAATGTCGACCCCGCATCGGGTCAGTCCAATTCTAGTTCGAGTGATTCTCGTGAAACTAAGAAATCTAAACGGAAAGGGTTGGTTTCCATCGTTGCTCCGATTGCGGGAGTGGCAGCTGCGGCTTTTCTGCTCATTCCACTCTATGCATATTGTTTCAAGAGGACGAAGGGTGGCTTCCAGGCACCAACCTCACTGGTAATTCACCCTAGGGATCCATCGGATTCTGACAGTGTTGTGAAGATTGCTGTTGCTAACAATACAAATGGAAGCATTTCCAATTTGACAGGGAGTGGTTCTGGGAGTAGGAATAGTAGTGGAATTGGGGAGTCTCATGTCATTGACGCTGGAAATCTTAGAATATCAGTCCAAGTTCTCAGGAACGTGACCAAGAATTTTGCGCCCGAGAACGAGCTTGGCCGTGGTGGATTTGGAGTTGTTTATAAGGGAGAGTTGGATGATGGAACAAAAATTGCAGTGAAACGAATGGAAGCTGGTGTGATTAGTAGCAAGGCATTGGATGAATTCCAGGCTGAGATTGCGGTTCTATCAAAAGTCCGGCACCGGCATCTGGTATCTCTTTTGGGTTATTCTATAGAAGGTAATGAAAGGATTCTGGTGTATGAATATATGCCACAAGGGGCTCTAAGTAAGCATCTTTTCCATTGGAAAAGCCTTGAACTGGAGCCACTCTCTTGGAAGAGGAGGCTCAATATTGCATTGGATGTTGCCAGAGGGATGGAGTATCTTCATACTCTGGCTCACCAGAGCTTCATTCACAGAGATCTTAAGCCGTCAAATATCTTGCTTGCTGATGATTTCAGAGCAAAGGTCTCAGATTTTGGTTTGGTAAAACTTGCTCCTGAAGGTGAAAAATCTGTAGTTACCAGGCTTGCAGGGACTTTCGGATATTTGGCGCCAGAATATGCAG TGACAGGAAAAATCACTACAAAAGCGGATGTTTTCAGTTTTGGGGTCGTGCTAATGGAGCTATTGACTGGATTAATGGCACTTGACGAGGACAGACCTGAGGAAAGCCAATACTTAGCAGCATGGTTCTGGCATATCAAATCAGATAAGAAGAAGCTAATGGCTGCTATTGACAAAGCCCTTGATGTTAAGGAAGAAACATTTGAGAGCATCTCCATCATTGCTGAATTAGCAGGGCACTGCACTGCCAGAGAACCGAGCCAGCGGCCAGAGATGGGTCATGCCGTAAATGTGCTGGCACCGCTTGTTGAAAAATGGAAACCCTTTGATGATGACACTGAGGAGTATTCTGGGATCGATTATAGCCTTCCCCTTAACCAGATGGTGAAGGGATGGCAAGAGGCAGAAGGAAAGGACATGAGTTATATGGACCTAGAAGACAGTAAGAGCAGTATCCCCGCAAGGCCTACCGGATTTGCAGATTCTTTTACATCAGCTGATGGCCGTTAA